The Sphingobacterium bambusae genome includes a window with the following:
- a CDS encoding efflux RND transporter permease subunit yields the protein MFSKFIRRPVLSIVISLIIVFLGVISLVKLPVTQFPSISPPKVNVTAEYPGANGELMVKAVLIPLERALNGVPGMKYMTSDAGNDGEASIQVVFNLGTDPNLAAVNVQNRVSSVINKLPPLVVREGVKITREESNMLMYINLYSTDPHTDQKFLFNFADINILSELKRVDGVGVANILGNREYAMRIWLKPDRMMAYKISADDVLKALDEQSLEASPGRAGESSGKRSQSFEYVLKYPGRYNTREQYEDIILRADANGEILRLKDVANVEFGSSMYDIYSTLDGKPSAAIVIKQSYGSNASDVIKNIKAKMSELKGTTFPKGMNYEISYDVSKFLDASMEKVVHTLLEAFVLVGIVVFLFLGDWRSTLIPAMAVPVSLIGTFAFMQLFGITLNLISLFALVMAIGVVVDDAIVVIEAVHAKMEEKHLSALKATEEAMHEISGAIIAITLVMAAVFLPVAFMSGPVGIFYRQFSITMATSILLSGVVALTLTPALCAMILKNQHGKARKRTLLNKWLDRFNNLFTKGATRYNGILRGIVNKRVVTFGMFAAFCAGIFFLNNSLPSGFIPNEDQGMFYAVIQTPPGSTLERTNEIAEKLQKMAENIEGVQSVSALAGYEVLTEGTAANSGTCLINLKSWEERKHSVREIIEELEERSKDISGATIEYFQPPAVPGYGAAGGFELRLLDKTGKGNFQEMEKVSHEFVNELSKRPELSSVFTFYSASFPQYMLKVDNDIAQQKGVTIENAMNTLSTLVGSNYETSFIKFDRPYKVMVQALPEYRALPEDILKLYVKNDKGEMVPFSAFMKMEKVYGLSEITRHNMYNSSEISGAAATGYSSGAAIQAITEVAKAKLPRGFGIDWAGISKDEVGRGNEALYIFIICLTFVYLILAAQYESFILPLPVVLSLPAGIFGAYALLKIAGLENNIYAQVALIMLIGLLGKNAVLIIEFAVQKHRFGSSVLQAAIEGATVRFRPILMTSFAFIAGLIPLVFATGPGAIGNRTIGTAAAGGMLLGTVFGLIIVPGLYYIFGKIAERKKLVKKEEENPLTEEIDHHVEA from the coding sequence ATGTTTTCTAAATTTATAAGAAGACCGGTCCTATCGATCGTGATTTCGCTGATCATTGTGTTTTTGGGCGTTATCTCTTTGGTAAAGCTGCCCGTTACTCAGTTTCCATCCATTTCTCCACCAAAGGTGAATGTCACCGCCGAATATCCGGGCGCGAATGGGGAGTTGATGGTGAAAGCTGTCCTTATTCCGTTGGAACGTGCACTGAATGGTGTTCCCGGCATGAAGTATATGACTTCTGATGCGGGCAACGATGGTGAGGCATCCATCCAAGTGGTCTTTAACTTGGGTACCGATCCCAATCTTGCTGCCGTTAACGTGCAAAATCGTGTCTCTTCGGTCATCAACAAGCTGCCGCCGTTGGTGGTACGCGAAGGGGTGAAGATCACGCGCGAGGAGTCCAATATGTTGATGTACATCAACCTGTATAGCACAGATCCACATACCGACCAAAAGTTCCTGTTCAACTTTGCAGATATCAATATCCTCTCTGAGCTGAAACGGGTAGATGGTGTTGGCGTGGCCAATATCTTGGGAAATCGTGAATATGCAATGCGTATTTGGCTAAAGCCAGATCGTATGATGGCCTACAAGATATCCGCCGATGATGTGCTGAAAGCATTGGATGAACAAAGCTTGGAAGCCTCGCCAGGACGCGCCGGTGAAAGCTCCGGCAAGCGTTCGCAGTCTTTTGAGTATGTGCTGAAATACCCCGGTCGCTACAACACGAGGGAGCAATACGAAGATATTATCCTGCGTGCAGATGCCAATGGGGAAATATTACGGCTTAAGGATGTGGCCAATGTGGAGTTTGGTAGCTCGATGTATGATATCTATTCGACGCTGGATGGCAAGCCTTCGGCGGCCATCGTGATCAAGCAGTCGTATGGAAGCAACGCAAGCGACGTCATCAAAAACATCAAGGCCAAGATGAGTGAGTTGAAAGGAACAACCTTTCCAAAGGGGATGAACTACGAAATCAGCTATGACGTGTCCAAATTTCTCGATGCATCGATGGAGAAGGTGGTGCACACGCTTTTGGAAGCTTTCGTGTTGGTGGGTATTGTGGTGTTCTTGTTCTTGGGCGATTGGCGATCTACCTTAATTCCTGCTATGGCCGTTCCGGTATCGCTGATCGGTACTTTTGCTTTTATGCAGCTGTTTGGCATCACGCTCAACTTGATTTCCCTCTTTGCACTGGTCATGGCTATCGGGGTGGTGGTGGATGATGCGATCGTGGTGATTGAGGCCGTGCACGCGAAAATGGAGGAGAAACATCTCTCCGCGCTGAAAGCTACCGAGGAGGCCATGCACGAGATTAGCGGAGCGATCATCGCGATAACCTTGGTTATGGCGGCGGTATTTCTTCCGGTAGCTTTTATGTCGGGGCCGGTAGGGATATTCTATCGGCAGTTTTCCATCACGATGGCTACATCGATCCTATTGTCTGGTGTGGTGGCCTTGACCTTGACGCCTGCACTCTGCGCCATGATCTTAAAAAACCAGCATGGAAAGGCTAGGAAGAGAACCTTACTGAACAAGTGGCTGGACCGTTTCAACAATCTATTTACCAAAGGAGCGACGCGCTACAACGGGATTTTGCGTGGTATTGTGAACAAGCGCGTCGTGACTTTCGGTATGTTTGCTGCTTTCTGTGCAGGAATATTCTTTCTGAACAACAGCCTGCCTTCGGGCTTTATCCCGAATGAGGACCAGGGAATGTTCTATGCCGTGATACAGACGCCGCCGGGATCTACCTTGGAGCGTACCAACGAGATTGCCGAAAAGCTGCAGAAGATGGCGGAAAATATTGAAGGCGTACAATCGGTATCGGCTTTGGCGGGCTATGAAGTGCTCACCGAAGGTACAGCGGCCAACTCGGGTACCTGCTTGATCAACTTGAAAAGCTGGGAAGAACGTAAACATTCTGTACGCGAAATTATCGAGGAACTAGAAGAGCGCTCCAAGGACATTTCCGGTGCCACCATCGAATATTTCCAACCACCAGCGGTGCCTGGCTATGGTGCAGCAGGCGGGTTTGAGCTTCGTTTGCTGGACAAGACCGGAAAAGGAAACTTTCAGGAGATGGAAAAGGTGAGCCATGAATTTGTGAACGAACTGAGCAAACGGCCTGAGCTATCTTCGGTATTCACCTTTTACAGTGCTAGTTTTCCACAGTATATGTTGAAAGTGGACAATGATATTGCCCAACAAAAGGGCGTGACCATCGAAAATGCCATGAATACGCTATCTACACTGGTGGGGAGTAACTACGAAACAAGCTTTATCAAGTTTGATCGCCCTTACAAGGTGATGGTGCAGGCCCTGCCGGAATATAGGGCCTTGCCCGAGGATATCCTCAAGCTCTATGTGAAGAACGATAAAGGGGAGATGGTGCCGTTTTCTGCTTTTATGAAGATGGAGAAGGTGTATGGCCTTTCCGAGATCACGCGGCATAATATGTACAATTCTTCGGAAATCAGTGGTGCCGCAGCAACCGGCTATAGTAGTGGTGCGGCCATACAGGCCATCACGGAAGTGGCGAAAGCCAAATTGCCGCGTGGCTTTGGTATCGACTGGGCCGGTATTTCCAAAGACGAGGTAGGCCGCGGTAACGAAGCGCTTTACATCTTCATTATCTGTTTAACCTTCGTTTACCTGATCTTGGCGGCACAGTACGAAAGCTTTATCCTGCCTTTGCCGGTTGTACTTTCGCTACCTGCCGGTATTTTTGGTGCCTACGCACTGTTGAAGATTGCTGGTCTGGAAAACAATATCTATGCGCAGGTGGCACTCATTATGCTGATTGGGCTGTTGGGCAAGAATGCGGTGTTGATCATTGAGTTTGCCGTGCAGAAACACCGTTTTGGTAGTTCGGTGCTGCAGGCCGCGATTGAAGGGGCGACGGTGCGTTTCCGGCCAATCTTGATGACCTCCTTTGCGTTTATCGCCGGCCTTATTCCATTGGTATTCGCTACTGGGCCTGGTGCTATCGGCAACCGTACCATCGGGACGGCCGCTGCGGGCGGGATGCTGCTCGGGACGGTCTTTGGCTTGATCATCGTGCCCGGCCTCTATTACATCTTCGGCAAGATTGCCGAGCGTAAAAAGCTGGTCAAGAAAGAAGAAGAAAATCCATTAACAGAAGAAATCGATCATCATGTTGAAGCTTAA
- a CDS encoding TolC family protein produces the protein MLKLKLSNYIAAASLVLLAAACKVPAIVEHKPAEVLPDRYVDQSDSLAATSIPWRQLFTDPYLQTLIDTALTHNQELLITLQEIEIAKNEVRAKDGKILPTVGARVGADVEKVGRYTSQGAGDASTEIDNGQAMPDPLMNYGAQLYAHWEVDIWKKLHNAKSAAISRYLSTVEGKNFVLSNLIGEIANSYYELIALDSQLDVVRQSIQLQKNALAVVKMQKEASRVTELAVQKFQAEVLKSQSLEFDILQQIREAENKISFLIGGYPKQIARDPSNLLAIQTNVIHAGMPSALLANRPDIKQAELELAASKMDVKVARAEFYPSFDLSAAIGLEAFKPSYLLKLPESLLYSVAGDLAGPLINRKAIQAEFATADARQLQAMYNYERTILNAYLETSNHVSKINNLEKGFDLKNQEVDALSRSIAISNDLFKSARADYLEVLMTQRDVLEAKLELIETKKQQLMTVTNVYRDLGGGWK, from the coding sequence ATGTTGAAGCTTAAATTATCCAATTATATAGCTGCGGCAAGTCTGGTGCTGCTCGCCGCGGCCTGTAAGGTTCCTGCTATTGTAGAGCACAAGCCTGCCGAGGTGTTGCCCGACCGTTATGTAGATCAAAGCGATTCGCTGGCAGCTACCAGTATTCCTTGGCGGCAGCTCTTCACGGATCCTTATTTACAGACGTTGATCGATACGGCATTGACCCACAACCAAGAGCTGTTGATCACCCTACAGGAGATCGAGATTGCCAAGAACGAGGTACGCGCGAAAGATGGCAAAATCTTACCTACGGTGGGGGCACGCGTGGGTGCCGATGTGGAAAAAGTGGGACGCTACACCAGCCAAGGGGCGGGAGATGCCAGCACGGAAATTGATAATGGACAGGCCATGCCCGATCCATTGATGAATTACGGTGCGCAGCTTTATGCCCACTGGGAAGTGGATATCTGGAAAAAATTGCACAATGCAAAGTCGGCGGCTATCAGCCGTTACCTGTCTACCGTGGAGGGCAAGAATTTTGTGCTGTCCAATTTGATCGGTGAAATTGCGAACTCCTATTATGAGCTGATCGCCTTGGATAGCCAACTGGATGTGGTGCGCCAATCTATTCAGCTACAAAAAAATGCCTTGGCGGTAGTGAAGATGCAGAAAGAAGCATCCCGCGTGACGGAGCTTGCTGTACAGAAATTTCAGGCCGAGGTGCTGAAATCGCAGAGCCTGGAGTTTGATATTTTGCAGCAGATTCGCGAGGCTGAAAACAAGATCAGTTTTCTGATAGGCGGATATCCAAAGCAGATTGCGCGTGATCCCAGCAACCTCTTGGCCATACAGACCAATGTTATCCACGCCGGGATGCCCTCTGCGCTGTTAGCCAATAGGCCTGATATCAAACAGGCCGAGCTCGAGCTTGCCGCTTCCAAGATGGATGTGAAGGTGGCTCGTGCGGAGTTTTATCCCTCTTTTGATCTTTCTGCGGCAATCGGCTTGGAAGCCTTTAAGCCTAGCTACCTGTTGAAGTTGCCCGAGTCGCTGCTCTACTCTGTCGCTGGCGATTTGGCTGGCCCCTTGATCAACCGTAAGGCCATTCAGGCCGAATTTGCAACGGCCGACGCACGGCAGCTGCAGGCCATGTACAACTACGAGCGTACGATATTGAACGCTTATTTGGAAACGTCCAACCACGTATCCAAGATCAACAACCTGGAAAAAGGATTTGACCTGAAAAATCAGGAAGTGGATGCCTTGAGTCGTTCCATCGCTATTTCCAATGACCTCTTCAAATCTGCGCGTGCCGATTATTTAGAGGTGCTAATGACACAGCGCGATGTGTTGGAAGCAAAGTTGGAACTTATCGAAACGAAAAAGCAACAGTTGATGACCGTAACCAATGTGTATCGGGATCTTGGTGGAGGCTGGAAGTAG
- a CDS encoding DUF6584 family protein, whose translation MKHLFFFLLFLCLQASAQQVDILLIGVSHNYGNAPAQDVSSIYGKIRKFAPTAFFGEFLSKEDEQNNMDYWCKADNRKRLENLRQNRNINEDQLPQTIDRLKKIVESNPNDYRSRTDLAHAYYLNQDVSNAHYQYWQVYTQLEKAPDAALAAYVKQLLSPELDVSGRSMKRLKTSEYDLIAFPMMQELHITALLPMDCQDYDLNWSAAALAFYKKFEHYKKDSTAAYAAALKDILQRRDAGFGQYAQQEKNATNLTAWLNTDEASAILASGDFYFPDLYTLTGFAKEEMMAQIHWWWMRNKGMCENVVDQARALKHQKVVVIAGANHRKYMQDIWGDMPQVTVRNINELD comes from the coding sequence ATGAAACATCTCTTCTTCTTTCTCCTTTTTCTTTGCCTGCAGGCCTCCGCGCAACAGGTTGATATCCTACTCATTGGTGTTTCACACAATTATGGTAACGCTCCAGCGCAAGATGTTTCCTCGATATACGGTAAAATTCGCAAATTTGCGCCTACCGCCTTTTTCGGTGAATTTCTAAGTAAGGAGGACGAACAAAACAATATGGACTATTGGTGCAAAGCGGATAATCGAAAACGGCTAGAGAACCTTCGCCAAAACAGAAACATCAACGAAGACCAACTGCCACAAACAATCGATCGTTTGAAAAAGATCGTCGAATCAAACCCAAACGATTATCGCTCAAGAACCGATCTTGCGCACGCTTACTACCTAAACCAAGATGTCTCCAATGCGCATTATCAATATTGGCAAGTTTACACCCAGCTCGAAAAAGCACCCGATGCCGCATTAGCTGCTTACGTGAAACAGCTGCTAAGCCCTGAGCTTGACGTTAGCGGGCGTAGCATGAAAAGATTGAAGACCTCCGAATATGACCTGATAGCCTTTCCTATGATGCAAGAACTGCATATAACAGCGCTACTCCCTATGGACTGCCAAGACTACGACCTGAACTGGTCGGCAGCAGCCTTGGCTTTTTATAAAAAGTTTGAACACTACAAGAAAGACAGTACAGCCGCTTACGCCGCTGCTCTAAAAGACATCCTGCAAAGAAGAGATGCAGGCTTTGGTCAATATGCACAGCAGGAGAAGAACGCTACGAATCTTACCGCATGGCTGAATACCGATGAAGCATCCGCTATATTGGCTTCCGGAGATTTCTATTTCCCAGATCTGTATACGCTGACGGGCTTTGCTAAAGAAGAAATGATGGCTCAAATCCATTGGTGGTGGATGCGCAACAAAGGGATGTGTGAAAATGTAGTCGATCAGGCAAGAGCACTTAAACATCAAAAAGTAGTTGTCATTGCAGGAGCCAACCACCGAAAGTATATGCAGGACATCTGGGGCGACATGCCACAGGTAACCGTGCGTAACATCAATGAACTCGATTGA
- a CDS encoding helix-turn-helix domain-containing protein codes for MDKTFRFHSIAAFHDFCQLPKAEHPLISLIDYSKVHYPVNDKELQWIQHFYSIGLKRNVNAKFNYGQQEYDFDSGVLTFVSPLQFLRIEMNPEAQVEPSGWLLLIHPDFLYRTALAKKIKQYEFFQYAANEALFLSDKEEQVIVDILRNIEKEYQSNMDKFSQELIVAQLEMLLIYAERFYERQFMTRRKTNVQLLDQFEAVLSQYFDSGKALQQGVPSVATLAAALHISPNYLGSILRMHTQQNTQQHIQHRLIEYAKEQLITTNLSVSEIAFQLGFEHPQSFSKLFKRKTNQTPSEFKALFH; via the coding sequence ATGGACAAGACATTTCGCTTTCATTCTATCGCCGCCTTTCACGACTTTTGCCAGCTGCCAAAGGCCGAGCATCCCTTGATCAGTTTGATCGACTATAGCAAGGTGCATTATCCGGTGAACGACAAGGAGCTGCAGTGGATACAGCACTTCTACTCGATAGGTTTAAAGCGGAATGTCAACGCTAAATTTAACTACGGACAACAGGAGTACGATTTTGACTCGGGGGTGCTCACCTTTGTGTCGCCCCTGCAATTCCTCCGTATAGAAATGAACCCAGAGGCGCAGGTCGAACCCTCAGGATGGCTCTTGCTTATCCATCCCGACTTCTTATACCGCACAGCCTTAGCAAAGAAAATCAAGCAATACGAGTTTTTTCAGTATGCCGCCAATGAAGCCTTGTTTCTCTCAGACAAAGAGGAACAGGTGATCGTGGACATCCTCCGGAATATCGAAAAAGAGTACCAATCGAATATGGATAAGTTTAGCCAAGAACTGATCGTTGCACAGCTGGAGATGCTGCTGATCTATGCAGAACGCTTCTATGAACGTCAATTTATGACGCGCAGAAAAACTAATGTGCAGTTGCTGGATCAATTTGAAGCAGTCCTTTCCCAGTATTTCGATAGCGGGAAAGCATTGCAACAAGGTGTGCCAAGCGTTGCGACACTCGCCGCAGCGCTCCATATTTCCCCTAACTACCTAGGAAGCATCTTGCGCATGCATACCCAACAGAATACACAGCAACACATCCAACACCGGTTGATCGAATATGCCAAAGAGCAACTGATCACAACAAATCTTTCCGTCAGTGAAATCGCTTTTCAGCTGGGCTTCGAACACCCACAGTCGTTCAGCAAGCTGTTCAAAAGAAAAACGAACCAAACGCCATCGGAATTCAAAGCCCTATTCCATTAA
- a CDS encoding SDR family oxidoreductase — MENVQGKVIAITGASSGIGEAIARHLASLGAKVVLGARRVDNLATISAAIQANGGEAIYRSLDVTQPSDVASFAAWAKSQFGTLDVFINNAGLMPLSMINSYKVEEWHRMIDVNIKGVLHGIAAALPLFEAKDSGQFVNITSVGDRWVGPSSTVYSATKFAVRAISDGLRQEVSSNIRVTLVAPGATESELAESISDPDLKKMAINMFRKDVIPGLAIAKAVAFAIAQPADVDVNEIVVRPTAQKSF, encoded by the coding sequence ATGGAAAATGTACAAGGAAAAGTTATCGCCATTACGGGCGCAAGCAGCGGCATCGGCGAAGCCATCGCACGGCACTTGGCATCGTTGGGCGCCAAAGTAGTACTGGGTGCTCGGCGGGTAGACAATTTAGCAACGATCAGCGCAGCCATCCAAGCAAACGGTGGTGAGGCCATCTACAGATCGCTTGATGTTACACAGCCTAGCGATGTTGCATCGTTTGCCGCTTGGGCAAAATCGCAGTTTGGCACGTTGGATGTATTTATCAACAATGCAGGACTGATGCCGCTATCGATGATCAACAGTTACAAAGTGGAAGAATGGCACCGCATGATCGATGTCAACATCAAAGGCGTATTGCATGGCATTGCCGCAGCACTTCCCCTGTTTGAAGCGAAAGATAGCGGACAATTTGTGAACATCACCTCGGTGGGCGACCGTTGGGTAGGTCCTAGCTCAACGGTATACAGCGCAACCAAATTTGCGGTGCGCGCCATTTCTGATGGGCTGCGCCAAGAGGTAAGTAGCAATATCCGCGTGACCCTAGTTGCCCCCGGAGCCACCGAGTCGGAACTGGCAGAGAGCATTTCTGATCCTGACTTGAAGAAAATGGCCATCAATATGTTCAGAAAAGATGTTATTCCGGGCTTAGCCATCGCCAAGGCGGTCGCCTTCGCTATTGCGCAACCTGCCGATGTGGATGTCAATGAAATTGTGGTACGTCCCACAGCACAAAAATCATTTTAA
- a CDS encoding YncE family protein: MKKLLNVLTGVILLIAACGKNDPAPPEPEAPPAMFSDKIELKQPKIEGDAVKLSWSILDNSNFYSYIILRKDTPDGLLATVGEMVMDSRTTTILDEQVPYSPEVVYQIVGQVRNGAPIYSNTVSHKTAGVNLLNISPYDVIYNGTQQLLYFFEQNGRISMYDLKTEKIIKQIETKATTGYADMESFNGKTELYVPRNDGWIFVYDALTLEKITQITVGTESTSVVSQNNILYVSTSSSSWPRGPLKVYRRADRALITETGDYERTRLRKVPGSNTRLVEVTMFIGPTNQYFYEFTKEGSAIQLFTDRYHGDYPLDASIFAFFPNGSKYITASQGAIYNINLTYDKSLPRGNLEYSDFCFDDAGQSIYAATTGKSIEVYSTSEYSHLKSIRTKAYPYKIFKTPQGILSVSTMIKHSGQFSSYYPTHNKVLIEKLNP, from the coding sequence ATGAAAAAATTATTGAATGTTTTAACGGGAGTGATCCTTTTAATCGCTGCTTGTGGAAAAAATGATCCTGCACCTCCTGAGCCCGAAGCTCCACCCGCAATGTTTTCTGATAAGATTGAGCTCAAGCAACCCAAGATAGAGGGGGATGCTGTCAAATTATCTTGGTCGATACTAGACAACTCCAATTTCTATAGTTATATCATTTTGCGTAAAGACACACCTGACGGATTGCTCGCCACAGTGGGAGAAATGGTGATGGACAGCAGGACAACAACTATATTGGATGAACAAGTGCCCTATAGTCCTGAGGTTGTTTACCAAATCGTAGGGCAAGTGCGCAATGGAGCACCGATTTACAGCAATACTGTAAGCCATAAGACTGCAGGTGTCAATTTGCTCAATATCAGCCCTTACGACGTAATTTACAATGGCACACAACAATTGCTTTACTTTTTTGAGCAGAATGGGCGTATCAGTATGTATGACCTGAAGACAGAAAAGATCATCAAACAAATTGAAACGAAGGCAACTACCGGTTATGCCGATATGGAATCTTTCAACGGAAAGACTGAACTTTATGTGCCACGCAACGATGGTTGGATTTTCGTATATGATGCGCTGACGCTGGAGAAAATTACACAGATCACCGTGGGAACGGAGTCTACGAGCGTAGTATCTCAAAACAATATACTTTATGTTTCGACGTCTTCTTCGAGTTGGCCGAGAGGTCCACTGAAAGTTTACCGGCGGGCCGATCGTGCATTGATAACGGAAACTGGCGACTACGAGCGTACCCGATTGAGGAAGGTTCCAGGAAGCAATACGAGGTTGGTCGAGGTGACTATGTTTATAGGCCCTACCAATCAGTATTTTTATGAATTCACCAAAGAGGGGTCTGCTATTCAATTGTTTACGGATCGATACCATGGCGACTATCCGCTGGATGCATCTATTTTTGCCTTCTTTCCTAATGGGTCAAAATACATTACTGCCAGTCAGGGTGCCATATACAATATTAATCTTACCTATGATAAGAGTCTACCTCGCGGAAATTTGGAATACAGTGATTTTTGTTTCGATGATGCAGGCCAATCGATCTACGCTGCCACTACAGGAAAGAGTATCGAAGTATATTCTACGAGTGAGTATAGCCACCTCAAGAGCATCCGTACCAAGGCTTATCCTTATAAGATCTTCAAGACTCCGCAGGGAATTTTGAGTGTGAGCACAATGATCAAACATAGTGGGCAATTTTCGAGTTATTATCCAACGCACAATAAAGTCTTAATTGAGAAACTAAACCCATAA
- a CDS encoding IPT/TIG domain-containing protein, with protein sequence MSKFYFGCLLAVFLLFGGCKKEAEPLVPIQQEKQPDIEVLEPMLLADGGVRLSVKVNSVPLEMVYGYGLLISKDSLFREVGISRSFELPMRVKTYHYDLPAGLEQGVVYYYTYQINLGLQQVSQRKSFTFGKESKVSIDSISPRSAGIGDTLKVYGKFKDYTFNKVSIGDSSMYFIRKEENVIEVPVQEKTPVGKNTISLFTAYQRVVADSLFTLLAPRILSLPQETAVGEELVIQGEYFSRYAGQNKVFINDVEVAVKSFSRSRISVIVPNSITSASLRVAVRANKQTAVSEGVVKIRAPKIVQLPAAIRINQNHTLQFEELPNVKVEIRLDDQLLSMNYRYDQGGYNYLSIIAPIVDYPNRKPKFTLKYLDQTIVLKSEIDILDRWRLIARSVPFEEVNTLGTFNINDNIFIVSTPKDYMGESIYYIWQFDSSSNTFSRIEIPYATEFPTFSAYGESIYMYSGKLTDNFYQYNTVSRSWKKLADYSAPQRHAGVMNSVKGNLYITTGQNPGDFWNPVEDPSLYRYSIQLNQWKRMEADYPTPWSTLYDNRFKGTSMVIGDEFYVIGGGRTTGNVEVYAFNTMSGHWGRKADYDAVMHASAVAKNGYGILLSNNTLKRYDPIQDSWTKLDEYLMPFVYSGHDYPVPMFSKAGSLYVVYGGLFFKMKLTDVLP encoded by the coding sequence ATGAGTAAATTTTACTTTGGCTGTCTTTTGGCAGTATTCCTCCTATTCGGAGGGTGTAAGAAGGAAGCTGAACCGCTCGTGCCTATTCAACAAGAGAAACAGCCTGATATCGAAGTTTTAGAACCTATGCTGCTGGCAGATGGGGGAGTTCGTTTGTCTGTTAAGGTCAATAGCGTTCCGCTAGAGATGGTATACGGTTACGGTTTATTGATCAGCAAAGATTCTCTGTTTCGGGAAGTGGGGATCTCTCGTAGCTTCGAACTTCCCATGCGTGTAAAAACCTATCATTATGATCTGCCGGCTGGCTTAGAGCAGGGTGTGGTGTATTACTATACCTATCAAATCAATCTCGGCCTGCAGCAGGTGTCACAGAGAAAGTCGTTCACCTTTGGTAAAGAAAGTAAAGTGTCTATCGATTCGATATCTCCACGAAGTGCTGGCATTGGCGATACACTAAAGGTTTATGGCAAATTCAAAGATTATACATTCAATAAAGTCAGCATCGGAGATAGTTCTATGTATTTTATTCGAAAAGAAGAAAATGTAATTGAAGTGCCAGTACAGGAGAAAACGCCAGTAGGCAAAAATACAATTAGCTTGTTCACCGCCTATCAACGGGTTGTGGCCGATTCCTTATTCACGTTATTAGCCCCAAGAATCTTATCCTTACCTCAAGAAACAGCCGTTGGCGAGGAACTTGTTATTCAGGGTGAGTATTTCTCTCGGTATGCTGGTCAAAATAAAGTGTTTATCAACGATGTGGAAGTGGCTGTGAAATCTTTTTCGAGGTCGAGGATTAGCGTGATCGTACCTAATTCGATCACAAGTGCTTCCTTGCGTGTTGCGGTACGAGCTAACAAGCAAACTGCTGTAAGTGAGGGAGTGGTGAAGATAAGAGCGCCGAAGATTGTCCAGCTTCCTGCCGCTATACGGATCAACCAAAATCATACGCTACAGTTTGAAGAGCTGCCTAATGTTAAAGTAGAGATTCGGTTAGATGATCAATTACTGTCGATGAATTATCGATACGACCAAGGCGGCTATAATTACCTATCGATTATCGCACCAATAGTAGACTATCCCAATCGTAAGCCCAAATTTACGCTGAAATACTTGGATCAAACGATCGTTCTGAAATCAGAAATAGACATTCTAGATCGCTGGAGATTGATTGCTCGCTCGGTACCTTTTGAAGAAGTCAATACCCTTGGTACGTTCAATATTAACGATAACATTTTTATTGTGTCTACCCCTAAAGACTATATGGGTGAAAGTATCTATTATATATGGCAATTCGATTCGTCCAGTAATACATTTAGTAGGATTGAAATACCTTACGCAACGGAGTTTCCTACGTTCAGCGCTTACGGGGAAAGCATTTATATGTATTCGGGAAAGCTTACGGATAATTTCTATCAATACAATACGGTGTCACGTAGCTGGAAAAAGTTGGCTGATTATTCGGCACCGCAACGGCATGCTGGCGTCATGAACAGCGTGAAGGGCAATCTTTATATCACGACAGGGCAAAATCCGGGTGATTTTTGGAACCCTGTAGAAGATCCCAGTCTGTATCGTTATAGCATACAACTCAACCAATGGAAACGTATGGAAGCAGATTATCCAACACCGTGGTCTACCCTTTATGATAACCGGTTCAAAGGTACATCTATGGTTATTGGGGACGAGTTTTACGTGATTGGTGGAGGCCGTACCACCGGAAACGTGGAGGTGTATGCATTTAATACGATGAGTGGTCATTGGGGGCGTAAAGCCGACTATGATGCTGTCATGCATGCTAGTGCCGTTGCAAAAAATGGCTACGGCATTCTATTATCAAACAATACCCTAAAAAGATATGATCCTATACAGGACAGTTGGACAAAGTTAGATGAATATCTTATGCCCTTCGTTTACTCTGGACATGATTACCCTGTGCCTATGTTCAGCAAGGCTGGAAGTCTTTACGTGGTCTATGGAGGCCTATTCTTTAAAATGAAATTGACCGATGTCTTACCTTAA